The proteins below come from a single Fusarium verticillioides 7600 chromosome 3, whole genome shotgun sequence genomic window:
- a CDS encoding tyrosine-protein phosphatase produces MPSVADRRVYEDQIPPFMTVFDLDAETMADQDTVTLMDTKFVDMEPKRPGMMGASPQHGLGPSMMPVDATHKHHDSTSTQTSESADSSPTTTLSTTDSSPLSDASPSSSPDSPMNLIPLNNYPATSFGNLSTNLSSTATTTLLSEPPRLQRPMTSPSPRRGRNMKGLSIQPPFAASTSTTNISLVSEPSSPSFIKPTIPAMRRKPSQLSLKTNTSDLIHKTTLEVPPSPAMPMLQRRALKHSCSSPHMSSGLKSATFGPPGGMTFPKVLERNESGLSEVLRPTKSSMKPAFHSAITEEDSPIRTQMAIRDDDPYRDNENNEDMKTPGYPDGPIAIYGDNVFLYSEPTADEASRFDVVINCAREVSNPFEIRKMAHESQSQSPFQSMRRPVSGVESPIPDTAVSTASFMTAWEYPQEDSAETPTTPKAFQFKEPEYIHIPWDHNTDIAPDLMELCDVIDKRTKAGKRVLIHCQQGASRSASLIIAYGLFQKPHLTVNDAYYAAQSKSQWISPNMKLMYSLQDFQKEVSTKRTALPSHRPRPGRSPSKHRITLSVGAIDIGAKEPQTAPLPTQNEESKDSHLNPSPNRLRGNSTPGPRPVSPGPASAPPTCTWKDEVEQHSSEHLDPLKISDLPKRPVSSQGKAPPTLAPSPMMDSIMKPPPSPGFPSQASLGFQTMTFPRFNPAPSEMRFSDAPVERTITLPGSYPDDNALLSPRAEMMTNNPLHDVHEVAGMRFVESPPTPSQGLFSPRAGMFPRDPFSTFGRPPVVADPRSPPTKGEAPIIRSIDDLL; encoded by the coding sequence ATGCCTTCAGTTGCGGATAGAAGAGTCTACGAAGATCAAATACCGCCTTTCATGACAGTATTTGATCTGGATGCCGAGACCATGGCAGATCAGGACACTGTGACACTCATGGACACTAAATTCGTCGACATGGAACCAAAGCGACCTGGCATGATGGgtgcttctcctcaacatGGTCTTGGCCCTAGCATGATGCCTGTTGACGCAACACACAAGCATCACGATAGCACTTCCACACAGACCTCCGAGTCGGCAGACTCTTCACCCACAACGACCTTGTCTACAACCGACTCCTCGCCCCTCTCAGATGCGTCTCCCTCGTCTTCTCCCGATTCTCCTATGAATCTGATTCCCCTCAACAACTATCCTGCCACGAGCTTCGGAAACCTCTCTACCAATCTCAGCAGCACAGCCACCACTACTCTGTTGAGTGAGcctcctcggcttcagcgACCAATGACATCACCTTCACCTCGAAGAGGGCGCAATATGAAGGGCCTTTCTATCCAGCCCCCATTCGCTGCCTCGACTTCAACGACAAATATTTCGCTGGTCTCcgagccttcttctccatcatttATCAAACCTACGATTCCCGCTATGAGAAGAAAGCCCAGCCAGCTGAGTCTCAAGACCAATACTTCTGACTTGATCCATAAGACCACCCTGGAGGTCCCACCCTCACCAGCCATGCCGATGCTCCAGCGTCGAGCTCTTAAGCATTCTTGTTCCTCACCTCACATGTCTTCCGGTCTGAAGTCCGCGACCTTCGGTCCACCTGGTGGTATGACTTTTCCCAAGGTTTTGGAAAGAAACGAATCCGGACTTTCAGAAGTATTGCGGCCCACAAAGTCAAGTATGAAACCAGCTTTCCATTCTGCGATTACTGAGGAAGATTCGCCAATTCGTACTCAGATGGCCATTCGGGATGATGACCCTTACCGCGATAACGAGAACAACGAGGACATGAAGACGCCAGGCTACCCTGATGGGCCAATTGCGATCTACGGAGACAATGTTTTTCTCTACTCGGAACCCACGGCTGACGAAGCATCGCGGTTTGACGTAGTCATCAATTGCGCTCGCGAAGTCAGCAACCCTTTTGAAATCCGCAAAATGGCCCATGAATCACAGTCGCAGTCACCATTCCAGTCTATGCGACGCCCTGTTTCTGGGGTTGAAAGCCCCATCCCCGATACTGCTGTGTCTACAGCCAGTTTCATGACAGCTTGGGAATATCCCCAGGAGGATTCAGCTGAGACACCTACCACACCAAAGGCATTTCAATTTAAAGAGCCTGAATACATCCATATTCCTTGGGACCACAATACCGATATTGCACCGGATCTTATGGAGTTGTGCGATGTTATTGATAAGCGGACAAAGGCTGGCAAACGTGTGCTTATCCATTGTCAGCAGGGCGCAAGTCGATCTGCCAGTCTGATTATTGCCTACGGCCTGTTCCAGAAACCGCATCTCACCGTGAATGATGCTTACTACGCAGCTCAGTCCAAGAGCCAATGGATCAGCCCGAACATGAAACTCATGTACTCGCTGCAGGATTTCCAAAAGGAAGTGTCAACGAAGCGAACGGCGTTACCGTCACACCGTCCCCGTCCTGGCCGTAGCCCTTCGAAGCATAGAATCACACTCTCTGTTGGTGCTATCGATATTGGAGCCAAGGAGCCACAGactgctcctcttccaacACAGAACGAAGAGTCGAAGGACTCGCACTTGAATCCGAGTCCAAATCGACTTCGCGGAAACTCAACACCTGGACCTCGACCGGTCTCACCTGGCCCAGCTTCAGCACCCCCTACTTGCACCTGGaaagatgaggttgagcaGCACTCGTCAGAACACCTGGATCCTCTCAAAATTAGCGACTTGCCTAAGAGACCTGTGTCAAGCCAGGGCAAGGCGCCACCAACTCTAGCCCCGTCTCCCATGATGGACTCGATCATGAAGCCTCCACCTTCGCCCGGGTTTCCCTCTCAGGCGAGTCTTGGCTTCCAGACCATGACCTTCCCACGATTCAATCCGGCACCATCGGAAATGAGATTTAGTGATGCGCCAGTGGAGAGAACCATAACTCTTCCTGGTTCATACCCGGATGATAATGCTCTATTGTCACCGAGAGCCGAGATGATGACTAACAACCCGCTTCATGATGTCCATGAAGTCGCTGGGATGCGATTCGTCGAGAGCCCGCCAACACCGAGCCAAGGCTTGTTTTCTCCTCGAGCGGGCATGTTCCCTCGAGACCCTTTTTCAACCTTCGGAAGACCACCGGTCGTTGCAGATCCCAGGAGTCCACCCACCAAAGGCGAGGCACCTATTATTCGATCAATTGATGATCTCTTATGA